The following proteins are encoded in a genomic region of Brachypodium distachyon strain Bd21 chromosome 1, Brachypodium_distachyon_v3.0, whole genome shotgun sequence:
- the LOC100824664 gene encoding TBC1 domain family member 5 homolog B isoform X3 gives MRKALRTLSWRIHCRRTQVESTWGQYFKNAELEKMLNQDLSRLYPELGDFFQTITCQAMLERILLVWSLRYPEFGYKQGMHELLAPLLYVLHVDVQHFKEVRVLHEELFDDDFDGQTFPDRLKLHRSDRTNTFEGSAAKIRSLDDLDPDTRDLLLINDEYGAEGELGIILSEKFMEHDAYCMFENLMNGLVNGAQGVVAITDFYSLSPAPESSTGLTPVREASSAIYHLLASVDSSLHSHLVELGVEPQYFALRWLRVLFGREFSLDNLLFIWDEIFSSPNHPYCTDIKSPAEYQFKVLCSPRGALILSMAVSMMLHLRSSLLGSEHATSCLVRLLNFPEDIDLTNLIEKAKLLQPFALESNLPSSPLKGKNPLTPPNYWEETWKMLQMSGDKSSGGPVIRLKGRGLLRRSVSNTESDISTTKDANLENSLTSTSQSIVDELHDTDTVPAKVVNSLPPMPIEHRNDRVGQGIAEISRSNSNGVWEAGHGYYPTSSEIRDPLGATSGYLSRDSSTSLSCGTDYDHDTNHAEEPCFSHDEKVVNEPDPPSVHKGRIDESRPRNGKIDEAAITNQTVGSVDYQQHTLCFDVGSSSSVADKELTGKLRSLGESMIENIQVIEVFFQPNLRLASADKSRENVPGSTEQAKALAALEELRRISNLLRRI, from the exons ATGAGGAAGGCGCTCCGGACCTTGTCGTGGAGAATCCACTGTCGCAGAACCCAGGTAG AAAGTACTTGGGGTCAATATTTCAAGAATGCGGAACTTGAGAAAATGCTGAACCAAGATCTGTCCCGACTCTATCCTGAATTGGGAGACTTCTTCCAAACAATCACATGCCAGGCCATGCTTGAACGTATACTGTTAGTATGGAGCCTTAGGTACCCAGAGTTTGGATATAAACAAG GAATGCACGAACTCTTAGCTCCTCTGCTCTATGTCCTTCACGTTGATGTGCAGCACTTCAAAGAAGTCAGGGTGCTTCATGAGGAGCTTTTTGATGACGATTTTGATGGCCAAACCTTCCCGGATAGGTTAAAGCTGCACAGGAGTGACAGGACAAACACTTTTGAGGGTAGTGCAGCTAAAATCAGAAGTTTGGACGATCTTGATCCTGATACCAGGGACCTCCTCTTGATAAATGACGAATATGGAGCCGAGGGTGAGCTGGGTATTATTTTATCTGAAAAGTTTATGGAGCATGATGCCTATTGTATGTTTGAGAATTTGATGAACGGTTTGGTGAATGGTGCACAAGGTGTGGTTGCTATCACTGACTTCTATTCTCTCAGTCCTGCACCAGAATCAAGCACAGGTTTGACACCTGTAAGGGAAGCATCATCCGCGATATATCACTTGCTTGCTAGTGTGGATTCCTCTCTTCACAGTCATCTCGTGGAGTTGGGAGTAGAACCTCAGTACTTTGCACTACGATGGCTTCGGGTTCTATTTGGTCGTGAATTTTCACTTGACAATCTTCTGTTTATTTGGGATGAGATATTTTCTTCTCCTAACCATCCATATTGCACAGACATAAAGAGTCCAGCAGAGTATCAGTTTAAGGTTTTATGTTCTCCCCGTGGTGCCCTGATTTTGTCAATGGCAGTTTCAATGATGCTTCATCTCAGATCCTCCTTGCTAGGAAGTGAACATGCGACCTCTTGCCTGGTGAGACTGTTAAATTTTCCTGAAGATATTGACTTGACGAACCTGATTGAGAAAGCCAAACTATTGCAACCGTTTGCTCTAGAATCAAATCTTCCTTCATCTCCTCTGAAAGGAAAAAATCCCTTGACTCCACCCAATTATTGGGAAGAGACATGGAAGATGCTCCAGATGTCAGGAGACAAGAGTAGTGGTGGTCCAGTTATTAGGCTGAAGGGAAGGGGATTGTTACGAAGAAGTGTTTCTAACACGGAATCAGATATTTCTACCACCAAGGATGCTAATTTGGAGAACAGTTTGACTTCAACTAGTCAGTCTATTGTTGATGAACTTCATGACACCGATACAGTTCCTGCTAAAGTAGTAAATAGTTTACCACCAATGCCTATAGAACATCGAAATGATCGTGTTGGTCAAGGTATTGCAGAGATTTCTAGAAGTAACTCAAACGGTGTATGGGAGGCAGGACATGGTTACTACCCAACTTCCAGTGAAATTAGAGATCCTCTTGGAGCAACTAGTGGATACCTATCGAGGGACAGCAGCACATCTTTGTCGTGTGGTACTGATTATGACCATGATACCAATCATGCGGAAGAACCATGTTTTTCTCATGATGAGAAGGTGGTTAACGAGCCTGATCCACCCTCTGTGCATAAAGGTAGGATTGATGAATCCCGTCCGAGAAATGGTAAGATTGATGAAGCAGCAATCACAAATCAAACAGTTGGATCGGTGGATTATCAACAGCATACACTATGTTTTGACGTAGGCTCGAGTTCAAGTGTGGCTGATAAAGAGTTGACCGGAAAACTAAGGTCTCTTGGTGAATCAATGATTGAAAACATTCAG GTTATTGAAGTCTTCTTTCAGCCAAATTTACGGTTGGCCTCAGCAGACAAATCAAGGGAAAATGTTCCTGGAAGCACAGAGCAAGCTAAAGCGCTTGCAGCTCTCGAAGAGCTCAGAAGGATCAGTAATCTTTTACGTCGTATCTAA
- the LOC100824664 gene encoding TBC1 domain family member 5 homolog B isoform X4, whose protein sequence is MLNQDLSRLYPELGDFFQTITCQAMLERILLVWSLRYPEFGYKQGMHELLAPLLYVLHVDVQHFKEVRVLHEELFDDDFDGQTFPDRLKLHRSDRTNTFEGSAAKIRSLDDLDPDTRDLLLINDEYGAEGELGIILSEKFMEHDAYCMFENLMNGLVNGAQGVVAITDFYSLSPAPESSTGLTPVREASSAIYHLLASVDSSLHSHLVELGVEPQYFALRWLRVLFGREFSLDNLLFIWDEIFSSPNHPYCTDIKSPAEYQFKVLCSPRGALILSMAVSMMLHLRSSLLGSEHATSCLVRLLNFPEDIDLTNLIEKAKLLQPFALESNLPSSPLKGKNPLTPPNYWEETWKMLQMSGDKSSGGPVIRLKGRGLLRRSVSNTESDISTTKDANLENSLTSTSQSIVDELHDTDTVPAKVVNSLPPMPIEHRNDRVGQGIAEISRSNSNGVWEAGHGYYPTSSEIRDPLGATSGYLSRDSSTSLSCGTDYDHDTNHAEEPCFSHDEKVVNEPDPPSVHKGRIDESRPRNGKIDEAAITNQTVGSVDYQQHTLCFDVGSSSSVADKELTGKLRSLGESMIENIQVIEVFFQPNLRLASADKSRENVPGSTEQAKALAALEELRRISNLLRRI, encoded by the exons ATGCTGAACCAAGATCTGTCCCGACTCTATCCTGAATTGGGAGACTTCTTCCAAACAATCACATGCCAGGCCATGCTTGAACGTATACTGTTAGTATGGAGCCTTAGGTACCCAGAGTTTGGATATAAACAAG GAATGCACGAACTCTTAGCTCCTCTGCTCTATGTCCTTCACGTTGATGTGCAGCACTTCAAAGAAGTCAGGGTGCTTCATGAGGAGCTTTTTGATGACGATTTTGATGGCCAAACCTTCCCGGATAGGTTAAAGCTGCACAGGAGTGACAGGACAAACACTTTTGAGGGTAGTGCAGCTAAAATCAGAAGTTTGGACGATCTTGATCCTGATACCAGGGACCTCCTCTTGATAAATGACGAATATGGAGCCGAGGGTGAGCTGGGTATTATTTTATCTGAAAAGTTTATGGAGCATGATGCCTATTGTATGTTTGAGAATTTGATGAACGGTTTGGTGAATGGTGCACAAGGTGTGGTTGCTATCACTGACTTCTATTCTCTCAGTCCTGCACCAGAATCAAGCACAGGTTTGACACCTGTAAGGGAAGCATCATCCGCGATATATCACTTGCTTGCTAGTGTGGATTCCTCTCTTCACAGTCATCTCGTGGAGTTGGGAGTAGAACCTCAGTACTTTGCACTACGATGGCTTCGGGTTCTATTTGGTCGTGAATTTTCACTTGACAATCTTCTGTTTATTTGGGATGAGATATTTTCTTCTCCTAACCATCCATATTGCACAGACATAAAGAGTCCAGCAGAGTATCAGTTTAAGGTTTTATGTTCTCCCCGTGGTGCCCTGATTTTGTCAATGGCAGTTTCAATGATGCTTCATCTCAGATCCTCCTTGCTAGGAAGTGAACATGCGACCTCTTGCCTGGTGAGACTGTTAAATTTTCCTGAAGATATTGACTTGACGAACCTGATTGAGAAAGCCAAACTATTGCAACCGTTTGCTCTAGAATCAAATCTTCCTTCATCTCCTCTGAAAGGAAAAAATCCCTTGACTCCACCCAATTATTGGGAAGAGACATGGAAGATGCTCCAGATGTCAGGAGACAAGAGTAGTGGTGGTCCAGTTATTAGGCTGAAGGGAAGGGGATTGTTACGAAGAAGTGTTTCTAACACGGAATCAGATATTTCTACCACCAAGGATGCTAATTTGGAGAACAGTTTGACTTCAACTAGTCAGTCTATTGTTGATGAACTTCATGACACCGATACAGTTCCTGCTAAAGTAGTAAATAGTTTACCACCAATGCCTATAGAACATCGAAATGATCGTGTTGGTCAAGGTATTGCAGAGATTTCTAGAAGTAACTCAAACGGTGTATGGGAGGCAGGACATGGTTACTACCCAACTTCCAGTGAAATTAGAGATCCTCTTGGAGCAACTAGTGGATACCTATCGAGGGACAGCAGCACATCTTTGTCGTGTGGTACTGATTATGACCATGATACCAATCATGCGGAAGAACCATGTTTTTCTCATGATGAGAAGGTGGTTAACGAGCCTGATCCACCCTCTGTGCATAAAGGTAGGATTGATGAATCCCGTCCGAGAAATGGTAAGATTGATGAAGCAGCAATCACAAATCAAACAGTTGGATCGGTGGATTATCAACAGCATACACTATGTTTTGACGTAGGCTCGAGTTCAAGTGTGGCTGATAAAGAGTTGACCGGAAAACTAAGGTCTCTTGGTGAATCAATGATTGAAAACATTCAG GTTATTGAAGTCTTCTTTCAGCCAAATTTACGGTTGGCCTCAGCAGACAAATCAAGGGAAAATGTTCCTGGAAGCACAGAGCAAGCTAAAGCGCTTGCAGCTCTCGAAGAGCTCAGAAGGATCAGTAATCTTTTACGTCGTATCTAA
- the LOC100824664 gene encoding TBC1 domain family member 5 homolog B isoform X2, translating to MPEPPARPRFSGLRGARWRADLGVIPSSPAVPTNQLRRAAADSRRRYANLRRRLLIDPHHSKDEEGAPDLVVENPLSQNPESTWGQYFKNAELEKMLNQDLSRLYPELGDFFQTITCQAMLERILLVWSLRYPEFGYKQGMHELLAPLLYVLHVDVQHFKEVRVLHEELFDDDFDGQTFPDRLKLHRSDRTNTFEGSAAKIRSLDDLDPDTRDLLLINDEYGAEGELGIILSEKFMEHDAYCMFENLMNGLVNGAQGVVAITDFYSLSPAPESSTGLTPVREASSAIYHLLASVDSSLHSHLVELGVEPQYFALRWLRVLFGREFSLDNLLFIWDEIFSSPNHPYCTDIKSPAEYQFKVLCSPRGALILSMAVSMMLHLRSSLLGSEHATSCLVRLLNFPEDIDLTNLIEKAKLLQPFALESNLPSSPLKGKNPLTPPNYWEETWKMLQMSGDKSSGGPVIRLKGRGLLRRSVSNTESDISTTKDANLENSLTSTSQSIVDELHDTDTVPAKVVNSLPPMPIEHRNDRVGQGIAEISRSNSNGVWEAGHGYYPTSSEIRDPLGATSGYLSRDSSTSLSCGTDYDHDTNHAEEPCFSHDEKVVNEPDPPSVHKGRIDESRPRNGKIDEAAITNQTVGSVDYQQHTLCFDVGSSSSVADKELTGKLRSLGESMIENIQE from the exons ATGCCGGAGCCACCGGCGAGGCCGCGCTTCTCCGGCCTCCGCGGCGCCCGGTGGCGCGCAGATCTCGGCGTCATCCCGTCCTCCCCCGCCGTCCCCACCAAccagctccgccgcgccgctgccgactCCCGTCGCAG ATATGCGaatctgcggcggcggctgttgATAGACCCCCATCATTCCAAGGATGAGGAAGGCGCTCCGGACCTTGTCGTGGAGAATCCACTGTCGCAGAACCCAG AAAGTACTTGGGGTCAATATTTCAAGAATGCGGAACTTGAGAAAATGCTGAACCAAGATCTGTCCCGACTCTATCCTGAATTGGGAGACTTCTTCCAAACAATCACATGCCAGGCCATGCTTGAACGTATACTGTTAGTATGGAGCCTTAGGTACCCAGAGTTTGGATATAAACAAG GAATGCACGAACTCTTAGCTCCTCTGCTCTATGTCCTTCACGTTGATGTGCAGCACTTCAAAGAAGTCAGGGTGCTTCATGAGGAGCTTTTTGATGACGATTTTGATGGCCAAACCTTCCCGGATAGGTTAAAGCTGCACAGGAGTGACAGGACAAACACTTTTGAGGGTAGTGCAGCTAAAATCAGAAGTTTGGACGATCTTGATCCTGATACCAGGGACCTCCTCTTGATAAATGACGAATATGGAGCCGAGGGTGAGCTGGGTATTATTTTATCTGAAAAGTTTATGGAGCATGATGCCTATTGTATGTTTGAGAATTTGATGAACGGTTTGGTGAATGGTGCACAAGGTGTGGTTGCTATCACTGACTTCTATTCTCTCAGTCCTGCACCAGAATCAAGCACAGGTTTGACACCTGTAAGGGAAGCATCATCCGCGATATATCACTTGCTTGCTAGTGTGGATTCCTCTCTTCACAGTCATCTCGTGGAGTTGGGAGTAGAACCTCAGTACTTTGCACTACGATGGCTTCGGGTTCTATTTGGTCGTGAATTTTCACTTGACAATCTTCTGTTTATTTGGGATGAGATATTTTCTTCTCCTAACCATCCATATTGCACAGACATAAAGAGTCCAGCAGAGTATCAGTTTAAGGTTTTATGTTCTCCCCGTGGTGCCCTGATTTTGTCAATGGCAGTTTCAATGATGCTTCATCTCAGATCCTCCTTGCTAGGAAGTGAACATGCGACCTCTTGCCTGGTGAGACTGTTAAATTTTCCTGAAGATATTGACTTGACGAACCTGATTGAGAAAGCCAAACTATTGCAACCGTTTGCTCTAGAATCAAATCTTCCTTCATCTCCTCTGAAAGGAAAAAATCCCTTGACTCCACCCAATTATTGGGAAGAGACATGGAAGATGCTCCAGATGTCAGGAGACAAGAGTAGTGGTGGTCCAGTTATTAGGCTGAAGGGAAGGGGATTGTTACGAAGAAGTGTTTCTAACACGGAATCAGATATTTCTACCACCAAGGATGCTAATTTGGAGAACAGTTTGACTTCAACTAGTCAGTCTATTGTTGATGAACTTCATGACACCGATACAGTTCCTGCTAAAGTAGTAAATAGTTTACCACCAATGCCTATAGAACATCGAAATGATCGTGTTGGTCAAGGTATTGCAGAGATTTCTAGAAGTAACTCAAACGGTGTATGGGAGGCAGGACATGGTTACTACCCAACTTCCAGTGAAATTAGAGATCCTCTTGGAGCAACTAGTGGATACCTATCGAGGGACAGCAGCACATCTTTGTCGTGTGGTACTGATTATGACCATGATACCAATCATGCGGAAGAACCATGTTTTTCTCATGATGAGAAGGTGGTTAACGAGCCTGATCCACCCTCTGTGCATAAAGGTAGGATTGATGAATCCCGTCCGAGAAATGGTAAGATTGATGAAGCAGCAATCACAAATCAAACAGTTGGATCGGTGGATTATCAACAGCATACACTATGTTTTGACGTAGGCTCGAGTTCAAGTGTGGCTGATAAAGAGTTGACCGGAAAACTAAGGTCTCTTGGTGAATCAATGATTGAAAACATTCAG gaatag
- the LOC100824664 gene encoding TBC1 domain family member 5 homolog B isoform X1 → MPEPPARPRFSGLRGARWRADLGVIPSSPAVPTNQLRRAAADSRRRYANLRRRLLIDPHHSKDEEGAPDLVVENPLSQNPESTWGQYFKNAELEKMLNQDLSRLYPELGDFFQTITCQAMLERILLVWSLRYPEFGYKQGMHELLAPLLYVLHVDVQHFKEVRVLHEELFDDDFDGQTFPDRLKLHRSDRTNTFEGSAAKIRSLDDLDPDTRDLLLINDEYGAEGELGIILSEKFMEHDAYCMFENLMNGLVNGAQGVVAITDFYSLSPAPESSTGLTPVREASSAIYHLLASVDSSLHSHLVELGVEPQYFALRWLRVLFGREFSLDNLLFIWDEIFSSPNHPYCTDIKSPAEYQFKVLCSPRGALILSMAVSMMLHLRSSLLGSEHATSCLVRLLNFPEDIDLTNLIEKAKLLQPFALESNLPSSPLKGKNPLTPPNYWEETWKMLQMSGDKSSGGPVIRLKGRGLLRRSVSNTESDISTTKDANLENSLTSTSQSIVDELHDTDTVPAKVVNSLPPMPIEHRNDRVGQGIAEISRSNSNGVWEAGHGYYPTSSEIRDPLGATSGYLSRDSSTSLSCGTDYDHDTNHAEEPCFSHDEKVVNEPDPPSVHKGRIDESRPRNGKIDEAAITNQTVGSVDYQQHTLCFDVGSSSSVADKELTGKLRSLGESMIENIQVIEVFFQPNLRLASADKSRENVPGSTEQAKALAALEELRRISNLLRRI, encoded by the exons ATGCCGGAGCCACCGGCGAGGCCGCGCTTCTCCGGCCTCCGCGGCGCCCGGTGGCGCGCAGATCTCGGCGTCATCCCGTCCTCCCCCGCCGTCCCCACCAAccagctccgccgcgccgctgccgactCCCGTCGCAG ATATGCGaatctgcggcggcggctgttgATAGACCCCCATCATTCCAAGGATGAGGAAGGCGCTCCGGACCTTGTCGTGGAGAATCCACTGTCGCAGAACCCAG AAAGTACTTGGGGTCAATATTTCAAGAATGCGGAACTTGAGAAAATGCTGAACCAAGATCTGTCCCGACTCTATCCTGAATTGGGAGACTTCTTCCAAACAATCACATGCCAGGCCATGCTTGAACGTATACTGTTAGTATGGAGCCTTAGGTACCCAGAGTTTGGATATAAACAAG GAATGCACGAACTCTTAGCTCCTCTGCTCTATGTCCTTCACGTTGATGTGCAGCACTTCAAAGAAGTCAGGGTGCTTCATGAGGAGCTTTTTGATGACGATTTTGATGGCCAAACCTTCCCGGATAGGTTAAAGCTGCACAGGAGTGACAGGACAAACACTTTTGAGGGTAGTGCAGCTAAAATCAGAAGTTTGGACGATCTTGATCCTGATACCAGGGACCTCCTCTTGATAAATGACGAATATGGAGCCGAGGGTGAGCTGGGTATTATTTTATCTGAAAAGTTTATGGAGCATGATGCCTATTGTATGTTTGAGAATTTGATGAACGGTTTGGTGAATGGTGCACAAGGTGTGGTTGCTATCACTGACTTCTATTCTCTCAGTCCTGCACCAGAATCAAGCACAGGTTTGACACCTGTAAGGGAAGCATCATCCGCGATATATCACTTGCTTGCTAGTGTGGATTCCTCTCTTCACAGTCATCTCGTGGAGTTGGGAGTAGAACCTCAGTACTTTGCACTACGATGGCTTCGGGTTCTATTTGGTCGTGAATTTTCACTTGACAATCTTCTGTTTATTTGGGATGAGATATTTTCTTCTCCTAACCATCCATATTGCACAGACATAAAGAGTCCAGCAGAGTATCAGTTTAAGGTTTTATGTTCTCCCCGTGGTGCCCTGATTTTGTCAATGGCAGTTTCAATGATGCTTCATCTCAGATCCTCCTTGCTAGGAAGTGAACATGCGACCTCTTGCCTGGTGAGACTGTTAAATTTTCCTGAAGATATTGACTTGACGAACCTGATTGAGAAAGCCAAACTATTGCAACCGTTTGCTCTAGAATCAAATCTTCCTTCATCTCCTCTGAAAGGAAAAAATCCCTTGACTCCACCCAATTATTGGGAAGAGACATGGAAGATGCTCCAGATGTCAGGAGACAAGAGTAGTGGTGGTCCAGTTATTAGGCTGAAGGGAAGGGGATTGTTACGAAGAAGTGTTTCTAACACGGAATCAGATATTTCTACCACCAAGGATGCTAATTTGGAGAACAGTTTGACTTCAACTAGTCAGTCTATTGTTGATGAACTTCATGACACCGATACAGTTCCTGCTAAAGTAGTAAATAGTTTACCACCAATGCCTATAGAACATCGAAATGATCGTGTTGGTCAAGGTATTGCAGAGATTTCTAGAAGTAACTCAAACGGTGTATGGGAGGCAGGACATGGTTACTACCCAACTTCCAGTGAAATTAGAGATCCTCTTGGAGCAACTAGTGGATACCTATCGAGGGACAGCAGCACATCTTTGTCGTGTGGTACTGATTATGACCATGATACCAATCATGCGGAAGAACCATGTTTTTCTCATGATGAGAAGGTGGTTAACGAGCCTGATCCACCCTCTGTGCATAAAGGTAGGATTGATGAATCCCGTCCGAGAAATGGTAAGATTGATGAAGCAGCAATCACAAATCAAACAGTTGGATCGGTGGATTATCAACAGCATACACTATGTTTTGACGTAGGCTCGAGTTCAAGTGTGGCTGATAAAGAGTTGACCGGAAAACTAAGGTCTCTTGGTGAATCAATGATTGAAAACATTCAG GTTATTGAAGTCTTCTTTCAGCCAAATTTACGGTTGGCCTCAGCAGACAAATCAAGGGAAAATGTTCCTGGAAGCACAGAGCAAGCTAAAGCGCTTGCAGCTCTCGAAGAGCTCAGAAGGATCAGTAATCTTTTACGTCGTATCTAA